Within Sphingobium aromaticiconvertens, the genomic segment CTCGATCGCAACGCTGAGCTCGCCATCGCGCATGCGCCGGTCGAGCTGCGCATAATCGGTGATCGGCGGGCGTTCGATGAAGTAGCGGGATCCCGCAAGATTCAGAGCATAATTCTGGCTGGTGGTCGTCCCGTCGCGATCGAGCACCGCGAACGGCAGGTTCTCGACATCCAGGCTGATGCCATAGCCCATGATGAACATGAGCAGCACGCTTCCCAGAAGGGCGAGCGTGGCGCGGATCGGATCGCGACGAAGCTCCAGCGCCTCGCGCCGGGAATAGCTCAGCATCCGTCGGCGGCTGAAGGTGCGGGAAAAGGACGAAGCAGGCTCAGCCTTTGTCTCGGTGGCCGGCGCCGCGGCCGCCACTCCCGCCTCCGCCCTTTCATCTCCGCCCGCCGCGTCCTCCAGATAGCTGATGAACGCATCCTCGAGGTTCGTGCTGCCGCGCTTCTCGACGATCGCCGCCGGCGTATCGCTGACCAGCACCTTGCCGGCATGCATCAGCGAAATCCGGTCGCAACGCTCGGCCTCGTTCATGAAATGGGTCGAGATGAAGATCGTCACCTTGTCGCCCCGCGACAGGTCGATCATCATCTGCCAGAACTGATCCCGCGCGATCGGATCGACGCCCGAGGTCGGCTCGTCGAGGATCAGCATTTCAGGCTTGTGGATCATCGCGACCGCGAGGCTGAGGCGCTGGCGCTGGCCGAGCGGGAGCGCGTCCGGCAGCGCGTCCATGATGTCGGTCAGGTCGAAGCGTCCGGCCATCTCCTCGACCCGGGCGGGAATCTCTTCCGCCGGCACATGGAAGAGCTGTGCATGCAGCTCGAGATTCTGCCGGACCGTCAGCTCGGAATAGAGCGAGAAGGCCTGGGACATGTAGCCCACGCGCCGACGCGTCGCCACGTCGTCATTCTCGACTTCGCGCCCGAACAGCCACGCTTGGCCCTCGCTCGCCTTGAGCAGGCCGGTCAGCATCTTCATCGTCGTCGACTTGCCGCAGCCGTTCGAACCCAGGAAGCCGAAGATTTCGCCGCGCTCGATGCGGAAATCGACATGATCGACCGCAGTGAAGTCGCCGAACCGCATGGTCAGCCCCTTGGCCTCGATGGCGATCTCGGTCTCGCTCCCGTCGCTGCGCGGAGGGATGGTCACGGGCTTGTGACCACGCCGGCGCTCTTCGGGCAGCAGGGCGATGAACGCCTGCTCCAGGCCGTCGGTGCCGGTGCGTTCATAGAAATCCACCGGAGTGCCGGTTGCGAGGATCTGCCCCGCATCCATCGCCACCAACCAATCGAACCGCGCAGCCTCCTCCATATAGGCGGTGGCGACCAGCACGCTCATCCCAGGCCGGTCGGCGCGGATGCGGTCGATCAGGTCCCAGAACTGCGCGCGCGACAGCGGGTCGACGCCCGTGGTCGGCTCGTCGAGCAGCAGGAAATCGGGGTCGTGGATGAGGGCGCAGCACAGCCCGAGCTTCTGCTTCATGCCACCGGAGAGCTTGCCGGCCGGACGTTTGCGGAACGGCGCAAGGCCGGTGCTCTCGGTGAGCTGGGCGATCCGCCGCTCGCGTTCCTGTGCATCCTGCCCGAACAGGCGCGCGAAAAATTCCAGATTCTCGTCGATGGACAAGGTCGGATAGAGATTCTTGCCCAGGCCCTGCGGCATATAGGCGATGCGCGGACAGACCGCTTCGCGGTGGCGCCGGTCCGCCATATCGCCGCTAAGAACCTCGACACTGCCCTCCTGGATCACGCGCGCGCCGGCGAGCAGCGAGAACAGGGTGGACTTGCCGACGCCGTCGG encodes:
- the rbbA gene encoding ribosome-associated ATPase/putative transporter RbbA, giving the protein MSEGASPELAARLSGVSLHYGRTRALDSIDLEIPAGRMVALIGPDGVGKSTLFSLLAGARVIQEGSVEVLSGDMADRRHREAVCPRIAYMPQGLGKNLYPTLSIDENLEFFARLFGQDAQERERRIAQLTESTGLAPFRKRPAGKLSGGMKQKLGLCCALIHDPDFLLLDEPTTGVDPLSRAQFWDLIDRIRADRPGMSVLVATAYMEEAARFDWLVAMDAGQILATGTPVDFYERTGTDGLEQAFIALLPEERRRGHKPVTIPPRSDGSETEIAIEAKGLTMRFGDFTAVDHVDFRIERGEIFGFLGSNGCGKSTTMKMLTGLLKASEGQAWLFGREVENDDVATRRRVGYMSQAFSLYSELTVRQNLELHAQLFHVPAEEIPARVEEMAGRFDLTDIMDALPDALPLGQRQRLSLAVAMIHKPEMLILDEPTSGVDPIARDQFWQMMIDLSRGDKVTIFISTHFMNEAERCDRISLMHAGKVLVSDTPAAIVEKRGSTNLEDAFISYLEDAAGGDERAEAGVAAAAPATETKAEPASSFSRTFSRRRMLSYSRREALELRRDPIRATLALLGSVLLMFIMGYGISLDVENLPFAVLDRDGTTTSQNYALNLAGSRYFIERPPITDYAQLDRRMRDGELSVAIEIPPGFARDLRRGDPVQIGVWIDGAMPMRAETVQGYIQALHAQWLGEMAVQELGARPSVGLINIETRYRYNPDVKSLVAIAPAVIPVLLLLFPAMLTALSVVREKELGSIINFYVTPITRIEFLLGKQLPYVALAMLNYVLLVLLALLVFRVPITGNVLAMTVAALLYTLSATAIGLLFSIFMRSQIAALFATAIGTILPAVQFSGLINPVSSLEGVGAFVGRIFPTTHFVTVCRGVFSKGLGFGDLGQPLLALAVAVPVLLALSVALLKKQEG